A DNA window from Palaemon carinicauda isolate YSFRI2023 chromosome 39, ASM3689809v2, whole genome shotgun sequence contains the following coding sequences:
- the LOC137631199 gene encoding pre-mRNA 3' end processing protein WDR33-like isoform X1, producing MICGKLVSTFAASAIMFAGQVFLMPGLFMVFYGSIISYCEDLDCVALIVGGCICIAIGLILTMIGGVIRCRTQTNTIRSPLPFMAATSLGAYPATVHPAMLNPSSTAHVVPPGYMPQGVQAPQGMQVMHDLPLPHGMQASQGMQSAYGMQAPQGMQAPLGIQAPQDMQASKGMQAPQGMQAPQFMEVPPPYEEVSSTKNQTS from the exons ATG ATATGTGGCAAATTAGTCAGCACATTCGCAGCCTCTGCAATTATGTTCGCTGGACAAGTCTTCctcatgccaggactctttatggTTTTCTATGGATCAATTATTAGTTACTGTGAAGACCTTGATTGCGTTGCACTCATAGTCGGTGGATGTATTTGCATTGCAATAGGAC TCATCCTAACAATGATAGGAGGAGTGATTCGTTGTAGAACCCAGACGAATACTATACGTTCTCCATTACCTTTTATGGCGGCCACCTCTCTAGGAGCTTATCCTGCGACAGTTCATCCTGCAATGTTGAATCCATCGTCTACTGCCCACGTAGTTCCTCCAGGGTATATGCCACAGGGCGTGCAAGCGCCCCAGGGTATGCAAGTGATGCACGACCTTCCTTTGCCTCACGGAATGCAAGCGTCACAGGGAATGCAATCGGCATATGGAATGCAAGCGCCACAAGGAATGCAAGCACCTCTGGGAATACAAGCGCCACAGGACATGCAAGCGTCAAAAGGCATGCAAGCGCCACAAGGAATGCAAGCACCACAGTTCATGGAAGTGCCACCGCCCTATGAAGAAGTATCATCAACGAAAAATCAGACCAGTTAG
- the LOC137631198 gene encoding uncharacterized protein translates to MDSLGTMICGKLVSTFAASAIAFAGQIFLMPGLFMVFYGSIISDCEDVDCVAFIVAGSICIAIGLILTVIGGVIRCRTGTSTIRSRLPFMAAASLGAYAATRLNPSSTAHVVPPGYMPQGVQAPQGMQVTQDLPLPHGMQASQGMQSAYGMQAPQGMQAPLGMQAPQDMQALNGMQAPQGMQAPQGIQALQDMQALNGMQAPQEMQAPQFMEVPPPYEEVSSTKI, encoded by the exons ATGGATTCTTTAGGTACTATG ATATGTGGCAAATTAGTCAGCACATTCGCAGCCTCTGCAATTGCTTTCGCTGGACAAATCTTCctcatgccaggactctttatggTTTTCTATGGATCAATTATTAGTGATTGTGAAGACGTTGATTGCGTTGCGTTCATAGTCGCTGGATCTATTTGCATTGCAATAGGAC TCATCCTAACAGTGATAGGAGGAGTGATTCGTTGTAGAACCGGGACGAGTACTATACGTTCTCGATTACCTTTTATGGCGGCCGCCTCTCTAGGAGCTTACGCTGCGACAAGGTTGAATCCATCGTCTACTGCCCACGTAGTTCCTCCAGGGTATATGCCACAGGGCGTGCAAGCGCCCCAGGGTATGCAAGTGACACAGGACCTTCCTTTGCCTCACGGAATGCAAGCGTCACAGGGAATGCAATCGGCATATGGAATGCAAGCACCACAGGGAATGCAAGCACCACTGGGAATGCAAGCACCGCAGGACATGCAAGCGTTAAATGGCATGCAAGCGCCACAAGGAATGCAAGCACCACAGGGAATACAAGCACTGCAGGACATGCAAGCGTTAAATGGCATGCAAGCGCCACAAGAAATGCAAGCACCACAGTTCATGGAAGTGCCACCGCCCTATGAAGAAGTTTCATCAACGAAAATTTAG